The following coding sequences lie in one Takifugu flavidus isolate HTHZ2018 chromosome 4, ASM371156v2, whole genome shotgun sequence genomic window:
- the si:dkey-202e22.2 gene encoding netrin-4 has translation MFGNDRLRLLATKWWLFLMVTHSRAVSRCVDRACSPPIGNLASGRALRTLSGCYGNRSSPSLRLDPPAHPHLCIEDTHPSSHMADDPFLHPDTWWASSAATGAPDEIRLDLETRFVLSHVILVFRSPRPAAMAIERSADFGKTWETLRLFAQNCSAEFGLPDDEGSLCTSRYTAATPCTKGEVILRLLDPSTSKILDPYSPEAVARLALTNLRIRLLKAQTCPDPAETSSPASALTSAPVTESTAAAPYAVSTLLARGTCLCHGHAGSCAPHNNSRDTSQDQNMVFGRCQCAHHTTGHHCEKCAQLYNDRPWRPANSSSGESNACQKCQCHGHADSCHFSERVWLSSGGTSGGVCHNCKHNTVGRRCQRCRHGYHRHPSLPLSSPLACKRCWCDPRGSLPPHPGEESPWCHPRSGQCRCKPGVGGADCSQCLPGFWGFSEEGCKPCTCPRSCDPTTGQCLTSYRDNHVVNVPIGGKVPDVDHTFEDDVQWTKGRAVSTLHHTGKCSCKEKKLRSASELCRIKHDYVIKASVLSAHDKGTHAEVQVKVRKVFQSGQTELSLATSSIYPLSWTKHGCTCPVLNPGMEYLLAGSEEAGTGHLLITMQSVVVPWTPRIGLLVSEGLRNACL, from the exons ATGTTTGGGAACGACCGACTCCGGCTGCTGGCGACGAAGTGGTGGCTGTTTTTAATGGTGACgcacagcagagcag TCTCCAGGTGTGTTGACCGTGCTTGCAGTCCACCCATTGGGAACCTGGCGAGCGGCAGAGCCCTCCGAACTCTTTCAGGATGCTATGGAAACCGTTCCTCTCCCAGCCTCCGCCTGGATCCTCCTGCGCACCCCCACCTCTGCATCGAGGACACCCACCCGTCTTCTCACATGGCCGACGACCCTTTCTTGCACCCGGATACCTGGTGGGCGTCGAGCGCAGCCACGGGCGCTCCGGATGAGATCCGGCTGGACTTGGAGACACGCTTCGTTCTGTCCCATGTGATTTTGGTCTTCAGGTCACCCCGGCCCGCTGCCATGGCGATCGAACGCTCGGCGGACTTTGGGAAGACCTGGGAAACTCTGCGGCTGTTTGCGCAAAATTGCAGCGCAGAGTTTGGTTTGCCAGACGACGAAGGTTCTCTGTGCACGTCCCGTTACACAGCGGCCACCCCGTGCACAAAAGGGGAG gTGATATTACGTCTACTGGACCCAAGCACTTCCAAAATACTGGACCCTTATAGTCCCGAGGCCGTCGCCCGCCTCGCCCTCACTAACCTCCGCATAAGGTTGCTCAAAGCTCAGACCTGTCCGGATCCTGCAGAGACCAGCTCACCAGCCTcagctctgacctctgcccccgTCACAGAGAGCACAGCCGCTGCACCTTATGCCGTTTCCACTTTACTGGCCAGGGGGACCTGCCTGTGTCACGGACATGCTGGGTCATGCGCACCTCACAACAACAGTCGAGACACAAGTCAGGACCAGAACATG GTGTTCGGCAGGTGTCAGTGTGCTCACCACACAACAGGCCATCACTGTGAGAAGTGCGCCCAGCTCTACAACGACCGTCCTTGGAGGcctgcaaacagcagcagcggggagTCCAACGCTTGTCAGA AGTGCCAGTGCCACGGCCACGCCGACAGCTGCCACTTCTCTGAGCGGGTGTGGCTCTCCTCGGGCGGCACCAGCGGGGGCGTCTGCCATAACTGCAAACACAACACGGTCGGCCGCAGGTGCCAGCGCTGTCGCCACGGTTACCACCGTCACCCGTCTCTTCCCCTCAGCTCCCCACTCGCATGCAAAC GCTGCTGGTGTGATCCGCGGGGCTCTTTGCCACCCCATCCTGGGGAGGAGAGCCCCTGGTGCCACCCGAGGAGTGGGCAGTGCCGCTGCAAACCGGGCGTTGGCGGTGCAGACTGCAGCCAGTGCTTGCCTGGTTTTTGGGGGTTTAGCGAGGAAGGTTGTAAACCATGTACCTGCCCTCGCAGTTGTGACCCCACCACTGGGCAGTGTTTGACCAG CTACAGGGACAACCATGTGGTCAACGTCCCCATCGGTGGGAAGGTTCCTGATGTGGATCACACATTCGAAGATGATGTGCAGTGGACAAAGGGCCGCGCGGTCTCCACCCTGCACCACACAG GGAAGTGTAGCTGCAAGGAGAAAAAGCTGAGGAGTGCATCTGAACTCTGTAGGATCAAACACGATTACG TTATCAAGGCCAGTGTGCTGTCCGCTCATGACAAAGGGACCCACGCAGAGGTGCAAGTCAAAGTTCGGAAAGTCTTTCAATCGGGTCAAACGGAGCTCTCCCTGGCCACCAGCAGCATCTATCCTCTGTCCTGGACCAAACATGGCTGCACTTGTCCTGTCTTGAACCCTG GTATGGAGTACCTGCTGGCAGGCTCTGAGGAGGCTGGGACGGGACATCTGCTGATCACCATGCAAAGCGTCGTGGTCCCGTGGACACCCAGGATCGGCCTGCTGGTGTCCGAGGGCCTGCGGAACGCTTGTCTGTGA
- the chchd4a gene encoding mitochondrial intermembrane space import and assembly protein 40, whose translation MSYCKQEGKDRIIFVTKEDHDTPSNAELVAEDPDDPYEEQGLILPNGDINWNCPCLGGMASGPCGSQFKEAFSCFHYSKEEVKGSECIDQFRNMQECMQRYPELYPQEEEKEDPTSVVSDSATTADATTPDSAVASESDSASSVSRPETDSTLPKDG comes from the exons ATGTCGTACTGTAAACAAGAAG GCAAGGACCGAATCATTTTTGTGACCAAGGAGGACCACGACACACCTAGCAATGCGGAGCTTGTTGCGGAGGACCCCGATGATCCCTATGAAGAACAAG GGCTGATCCTGCCAAATGGAGACATCAACTGGAACTGTCCATGCTTGGGTGGCATGGCCAGTGGTCCATGTGGCTCCCAATTCAAAGAGGCTTTTTCCTGCTTCCACTACagcaaggaggaggtgaagggcTCGGAGTGCATAGACCAGTTCCGGAACATGCAAGAGTGCATGCAGAGGTACCCTGAGCTCTATCCtcaagaggaagagaaagaggaccCAACCTCAGTAGTCTCTGACTCTGCCACAACCGCTGATGCCACAACTCCTGACtctgctgtagcttctgaaaGTGACTCTGCCTCTTCAGTTTCAAGACCTGAGACTGACAGCACGCTACCTAAAGACGGCTAG